A single Drechmeria coniospora strain ARSEF 6962 chromosome 03, whole genome shotgun sequence DNA region contains:
- a CDS encoding epsin-like protein ent1 2 — protein MSKVMRSVKNVTKGYSSAQVKAREATSNENWGPSSSQLSELAQMTFNTAGEFHDVMDIVDRRLNDKGKNWRHVLKACKVLDYCLHSGSEMVVTWARQNIYIIKTLREFQYIDEDGRDVGQNVRVAAKELTSLILDEERLRAERSNTKSWRSRVTGLEDYAPQSPEAAPPRRPRDRQTTNDEEDAEYRLALEASKYQEEEDRKKRQGLQNDDVDDDLAKAIKLSKEEEERRRREETNATSLFDDGPVQTPQPQHTGFNQGYQQGNPVDFFANPIDQNQLQTQPTGYMPGAYTGFQQPQPTGFQPGYNNAFAVQPGVGVDPYGQQQQNMLAFQPQPTGFNPYAQQQQQQQQPQIQPPLPSEPVLQPGSNNPWATNKGQQQQSLAPTPTGSNNPFAQFGRPQSAKPATSNLGSLPEQKTLSTFNQQPQQQPQQQPQLQQQKPGLGRHQSFNTPQNGMSEYESKLNSLLATGDGMDTYGNTGDLRIPAQHTAPGTFANSAGSGVQRLAQDATGANPFMRQQYTGMPNVSYGSQVSNATGPAGMNGQGGNPFGTQRPPQHPQSNDLIQF, from the exons ATGTCGAAGGTGATGCGAAGCGTCAAAAATGTGACCAAGGGGTACTCTTCTGCCCAGGTAAAAGCCCGTGAAG CCACGAGCAATGAGAACTGGGGCCCCTCGTCGAGTCAGTTGTCCGAATTAGCACAGATGACATTCAACAC AGCCGGAGAGTTCCACGATGTCATGGATATCGTTGATCGAAGGTTGAATGACAAAGGAAAGAACTGGCGTCACGTGCTGAAGGCTTGCAAAGTGCTGGATTATTGCTTGCATTCCGGCTCCGAGATGGTTGTGACGTGGGCGCGGCAGAACATCTACATCATCAAGACGCTCCGCGAATTTCAGTACATTGACGAGGATGGCCGCGATGTTGGCCAGAACG TGCGGGTTGCTGCGAAAGAGCTCACAtccctcatcctcgacgaagaACGACTCCGGGCCGAACGAAGCAATACGAAGTCGTGGCGGTCACGGGTGACTGGCCTGGAGGACTACGCACCCCAGTCCCCCGAagcggcgccgccgcgacgcccTCGCGATAGACAGACGACGAATGATGAAGAGGATGCCGAGTATCGTCTGGCCCTCGAAGCGAGCAAGTACcaggaggaagaggacagGAAGAAGCGGCAGGGACTGCAGAatgatgacgtcgacgatgacctgGCCAAAGCCATCAAGCTTAgcaaggaagaggaggagaggaggcgTCGCGAGGAGACCAACGCGACGTCTCTGTTCGACGACGGACCTGTGCAGACGCCACAGCCGCAGCACACCGGCTTCAACCAAGGATATCAACAGGGCAACCCCGTCGATTTCTTCGCCAACCCCATCGACCAGAACCAACTGCAGACGCAGCCGACGGGGTACATGCCCGGCGCGTACACGGGATtccagcagccgcagccgacggGCTTTCAACCCGGCTACAACAATGCCTTTGCCGTGCAGCCAGGAGTGGGCGTGGACCCCTacggccagcagcaacagAACATGCTGGCCTTCCAACCGCAGCCGACGGGCTTCAATCCCTacgcgcagcagcagcagcagcagcagcagccacaAATCCAGCCGCCGCTTCCTTCCGAACCTGTCCTCCAGCCAGGCAGCAACAATCCGTGGGCGACGAACAAGGGTCAACAGCAGCAGTCCTTGGCCCCTACGCCCACGGGTTCCAACAATCCGTTTGCCCAGTTCGGCCGCCCTCAGtcggcgaagccggcgacgtccAACCTTGGCTCGCTGCCGGAGCAGAAGACGCTATCGACCTTCAaccagcagccgcagcagcagccgcagcagcagccgcagctcCAACAGCAGAAGCCgggcctcggtcggcaccagTCGTTCAACACGCCTCAGAATGGTATGAGCGAGTACGAATCCAAGTTGAACTCGCTACTCGCCACGGGCGATGGCATGGATACGTACGGCAACACGGGAGACCTTCGCATCCCGGCCCAGCACACGGCTCCGGGAACGTTTGCCAACAGCGCCGGGTCGGGCGTCCAGAGGCTCGCGCAAGATGCGACGGGTGCCAACCCCTTCATGCGGCAGCAGTACACGGGCATGCCCAACGTCAGCTACGGGAGTCAAGTTTCCAACGCGACTGGACCTGCTGGGATGAACGGCCAGGGAGGCAACCCATTCGGGACCCAACGGCCACCGCAGCATCCGCAGAGCAACGACTTGATTCAGTTCTGA